The Methanobacterium sp. BAmetb5 genome includes a region encoding these proteins:
- a CDS encoding YcaO-related McrA-glycine thioamidation protein, which produces MFKEIPVKYFRGTHRCRDPQETIDKVEGKLRIAGVTRIAEITHLDRIGIPVYSAIRPGAAEGAVSIYAGKGVTQPQAKASAMMEAFERYSAEKQESDMENIVTGPFNEMKWCVDPASLILPAGSLNADKTDIDWVAAVNAVNDEECLLPANAVYHPYQPSNGNFLFKSSTNGLASGNVLEEAVFHGITEVVERDAWSIFEARRQPPREVDCTTTENPLIQEVLDKFQKAGVDVKLVELTADVEIPTMAAVSDDTILKDPALLTLGVGTHLDPEVAALRALTEVAQSRATQIHGTREDTTRAVFMRKAGYQRMKRINRHWFGEFGDRVDLSDIENKARKTFKDDIETSLKLLGKCSFDDVFYKDLTRPEIDIPVVRVVIPGMEVYSVDTQRVGKRLRQ; this is translated from the coding sequence ATGTTTAAAGAAATTCCAGTCAAATACTTTAGAGGGACACACCGCTGCCGTGACCCTCAGGAAACCATAGATAAGGTGGAAGGGAAACTCAGGATTGCCGGAGTTACCAGAATAGCGGAGATCACCCATCTGGATCGTATTGGGATACCAGTTTATTCTGCCATCCGCCCCGGCGCAGCAGAGGGAGCGGTGAGCATTTACGCCGGTAAAGGAGTCACCCAACCACAGGCAAAGGCCTCGGCTATGATGGAAGCCTTTGAAAGGTACTCTGCCGAAAAACAGGAATCAGATATGGAAAATATCGTCACTGGTCCTTTCAATGAGATGAAGTGGTGTGTTGATCCTGCTTCACTGATACTACCCGCCGGTTCCTTGAATGCAGATAAAACTGATATTGATTGGGTAGCTGCAGTCAATGCTGTTAATGATGAGGAATGCCTGTTACCGGCCAATGCAGTTTACCATCCCTATCAACCCAGCAATGGAAACTTCCTTTTCAAATCAAGTACCAACGGGCTAGCATCGGGCAATGTCCTGGAAGAGGCAGTGTTCCACGGTATAACTGAAGTGGTGGAAAGAGATGCCTGGAGCATATTCGAAGCCCGGCGGCAACCCCCACGGGAAGTAGATTGTACCACTACTGAGAACCCTCTGATACAGGAAGTACTAGACAAATTCCAGAAAGCAGGCGTGGATGTTAAACTGGTTGAACTCACTGCTGATGTGGAAATTCCCACCATGGCTGCGGTTTCTGATGACACCATACTCAAAGACCCGGCACTTTTAACACTGGGGGTGGGAACCCATCTTGATCCGGAAGTTGCGGCTCTTCGGGCCTTAACTGAAGTGGCTCAAAGCAGGGCCACCCAGATCCACGGAACCCGCGAAGACACCACCCGGGCAGTTTTCATGCGCAAAGCAGGTTACCAGCGCATGAAACGAATCAACCGTCACTGGTTTGGTGAATTTGGGGATAGAGTGGATCTATCTGACATTGAAAATAAAGCCAGAAAAACATTTAAAGATGATATTGAAACTTCCCTGAAACTTCTGGGTAAATGTAGTTTTGATGATGTCTTTTACAAGGATTTAACCCGGCCTGAAATAGACATTCCAGTTGTGAGGGTTGTTATTCCCGGAATGGAAGTTTACTCTGTGGATACCCAGCGGGTAGGTAAACGGCTCCGGCAATGA
- the pth2 gene encoding peptidyl-tRNA hydrolase Pth2 — protein MKQVMVMRADLKMSKGKLAAQACHASLGAYKKADERSIREWELEGGKKVVVQVKSQEELFQVYELVKAAGIPSFLVTDAGHTEIPPSTVTGLGIGPDKDEKIDKITQDLKLLK, from the coding sequence ATGAAACAAGTCATGGTAATGAGAGCAGATCTGAAAATGAGTAAGGGCAAATTAGCTGCCCAGGCATGTCATGCTAGTTTAGGGGCTTATAAAAAGGCCGATGAAAGAAGTATACGGGAGTGGGAATTGGAAGGTGGTAAGAAAGTAGTGGTTCAGGTTAAAAGCCAGGAAGAGCTTTTCCAAGTATATGAACTGGTCAAGGCTGCTGGGATCCCCAGTTTTCTGGTAACTGATGCAGGACACACTGAAATTCCTCCCTCTACTGTAACTGGGTTGGGTATTGGACCGGATAAGGATGAAAAAATAGATAAAATTACCCAGGATCTTAAGTTGCTTAAATAA
- a CDS encoding delta 1-pyrroline-5-carboxylate synthetase: protein MEWVVKIGGSLFPYYAINLAQELVGEDLLVVCGGGILANQIREYHEKLNFTPTASHRTAILCMDILGQLLADKIKGAKAVKSLDEVKITLNSGKLPVLIPSLLLEYLDPLEHSWRVTSDSIALYLSHLLEAKLLITTNVDGIYTHKPSLDGAQFIKEISGEKLLNFGETSLDESFAELLLKYKTSAYVVNGKHPERVRAILNGQSTINTFIGGD, encoded by the coding sequence ATGGAATGGGTGGTTAAGATAGGTGGGAGTCTTTTTCCTTATTATGCCATCAATCTGGCCCAGGAACTGGTGGGAGAGGACCTGCTGGTAGTCTGTGGAGGTGGCATTCTGGCCAACCAGATCCGGGAGTACCATGAAAAACTGAACTTCACCCCCACGGCCAGCCACAGAACTGCCATACTCTGTATGGATATACTGGGCCAGCTCCTGGCAGACAAAATTAAGGGAGCAAAGGCAGTTAAATCGTTAGATGAAGTTAAAATTACCCTGAATTCTGGAAAATTACCCGTCCTAATCCCTTCCCTGCTCCTGGAGTATCTGGATCCCCTGGAACACTCCTGGAGGGTAACCTCAGATTCCATTGCCCTGTACCTATCACATTTACTTGAGGCGAAACTATTAATAACCACCAATGTAGATGGTATATACACACATAAACCATCCCTGGATGGCGCCCAATTCATCAAGGAAATTAGTGGGGAAAAACTTCTAAATTTTGGTGAAACATCATTAGATGAGAGCTTTGCTGAGCTTTTACTTAAATATAAAACCAGTGCTTATGTTGTAAATGGCAAACACCCCGAGAGGGTTAGGGCCATATTAAACGGACAGAGCACTATAAACACGTTTATCGGAGGAGATTGA
- a CDS encoding zinc finger domain-containing protein, which translates to MEKIECTSCKQEISPVETYVKFVCPECDEVLYRCQKCRTFGHLYQCKCGFKGP; encoded by the coding sequence ATGGAAAAAATAGAATGTACATCATGTAAACAAGAGATATCACCTGTAGAGACCTATGTAAAATTTGTATGTCCGGAATGTGACGAAGTACTGTACCGATGTCAGAAATGCCGAACCTTCGGTCATCTCTACCAGTGCAAGTGCGGATTTAAAGGTCCCTAA
- a CDS encoding elongation factor 1-beta: protein MGEVVATIKLMPESPEVDLAQLKETVEQSIPEGTELHKIEEEPIAFGLVALNVMVVVDDGEGGTENAEEAFNQIDDVASVEVLDVRRLM, encoded by the coding sequence ATGGGAGAAGTAGTTGCAACTATAAAATTAATGCCCGAAAGTCCAGAAGTAGACCTGGCCCAGTTAAAAGAAACAGTTGAACAGTCAATACCAGAAGGAACTGAATTACATAAAATTGAGGAAGAACCCATTGCCTTCGGTCTGGTGGCTCTCAACGTAATGGTAGTTGTTGATGATGGTGAAGGTGGAACTGAAAATGCAGAGGAAGCTTTCAACCAGATCGACGATGTGGCCAGTGTAGAAGTGCTGGACGTCCGCCGGTTAATGTAA
- a CDS encoding tripartite tricarboxylate transporter permease, whose protein sequence is MLDLVLACVIGVLCGVVTGLIPGIHVNTAGAFVFSASPLLLYSYSPEVLAVFLLSMSISHALLEFVPSMYLGVPEEGTVLSVMPGHHLLLQGRGKEAIRLVSLGGFGAMIVTIILLPLFMVGLPFVYGLLKPYIWIILSVTVIYMLIRLSRDWTSFIWSCILFLFSGIMGWTALNSPLSASVSLLCLFSGLFGVSTLLHSLSQKSVLPPQHQDYNLEMDGDIFRGIFAGGIAGSILGFLPGMGPAQGSLLAQELSGSSDSGSEREGFLVAMSGVNASDALFSLIAIYLIGNPRSGIAVYVNQILQGLDFNHLLIMIFAAITSVSISLVLCIKLGDWFSHFIEKIDYEKLSWLVIVFMSFLVVLFAVMENANLLFVIVTYITSVSLGLLPHYLDINKSNLMGVLIIPAIVIYTGIS, encoded by the coding sequence ATGTTGGATCTGGTACTGGCCTGTGTAATTGGAGTTTTATGTGGTGTGGTAACTGGTTTAATCCCGGGTATTCATGTGAATACGGCTGGTGCCTTTGTTTTTTCTGCATCACCCCTTCTTCTCTACTCCTATTCCCCAGAGGTACTGGCAGTGTTCCTGTTATCCATGTCCATATCCCACGCACTTCTGGAGTTTGTACCCTCCATGTACCTGGGAGTACCAGAGGAAGGAACTGTCCTTTCAGTCATGCCTGGTCACCACCTCCTGCTTCAGGGAAGGGGAAAGGAAGCCATACGCCTGGTCTCCCTGGGGGGATTTGGGGCCATGATAGTAACCATAATCCTTTTACCCCTGTTTATGGTAGGGTTACCCTTTGTGTACGGCTTGTTAAAACCATACATCTGGATTATCCTATCGGTGACGGTGATTTACATGTTGATACGCCTCAGCCGGGACTGGACTTCATTTATATGGTCCTGCATCCTATTCCTTTTTTCAGGGATCATGGGATGGACCGCCCTTAATTCCCCACTATCGGCAAGTGTTTCCTTATTGTGTCTTTTTTCCGGCCTTTTCGGAGTGAGCACCCTTCTTCACAGTCTTTCCCAAAAATCGGTACTACCTCCCCAGCACCAGGATTATAACCTGGAAATGGATGGGGACATATTCCGGGGGATATTTGCCGGGGGGATTGCCGGAAGTATTCTGGGATTTCTACCGGGTATGGGACCAGCCCAGGGAAGTCTTCTGGCCCAGGAGTTAAGTGGTAGTTCCGACAGTGGTAGTGAGAGGGAGGGCTTTTTGGTGGCCATGAGTGGTGTTAATGCCTCTGATGCCCTTTTTTCACTTATAGCAATTTATCTAATTGGTAATCCTCGCAGTGGGATTGCGGTTTATGTTAATCAGATACTGCAGGGACTGGACTTTAACCATCTTTTAATCATGATATTCGCGGCCATAACCAGTGTATCCATTTCCCTGGTTCTCTGTATAAAGTTAGGGGATTGGTTTAGTCATTTTATAGAAAAAATAGATTATGAGAAACTATCGTGGCTGGTTATAGTTTTTATGAGTTTTTTAGTGGTCCTTTTTGCGGTGATGGAAAATGCGAATCTGTTATTTGTAATAGTGACCTACATAACATCGGTTTCCCTTGGATTGCTCCCCCATTATTTAGATATTAATAAATCAAACCTTATGGGGGTGTTAATTATTCCGGCCATTGTGATTTACACGGGAATAAGCTAA
- a CDS encoding 50S ribosomal protein L11 methyltransferase — translation MVLEEIEDIYFPCDNCSDWNFKKFKPFTGQIDPSESIDENWGRCSCGRRHLDVVVGHILRIMQLEGIKDEKSTLRDACIPLITPAYPLRNVPYLPPDTLVILSPDVDEKCAKKIVKEVPEVKGVLKGDIKDTVGIKDNKTYNWYKLLAGCDMRCDLVQTGAGPLCIYKHQGEIHVEFPKPVSPKISALSKVMSQYHNPKILDCTCGPGTLGIAALKAGASRVVFNDLWYPAAYATSLNLEVNGYPVELSDKKEGLISHGKSWDVYCLDVEELSSSLEEKFHIGVVDTFPGMDTTVFIKAIEDLCQEVIVI, via the coding sequence ATGGTCCTTGAGGAAATAGAAGATATTTATTTTCCCTGTGATAACTGTTCAGATTGGAATTTCAAGAAATTCAAACCATTCACTGGGCAGATAGATCCCTCAGAAAGTATAGATGAAAACTGGGGGAGATGTTCCTGTGGCCGTCGCCACTTGGACGTGGTGGTGGGCCACATACTCCGGATCATGCAGTTGGAAGGAATTAAGGATGAAAAGTCCACTCTGCGAGATGCCTGTATTCCCCTGATAACCCCGGCCTACCCCCTCCGCAATGTACCCTACCTACCCCCGGATACCCTGGTAATATTATCCCCTGATGTGGATGAAAAATGTGCTAAAAAGATAGTAAAGGAAGTACCTGAAGTTAAAGGTGTGCTTAAAGGAGATATTAAAGATACAGTTGGAATTAAAGATAATAAGACTTATAACTGGTACAAATTACTGGCAGGATGTGATATGCGCTGTGACCTGGTGCAAACTGGGGCCGGACCCCTCTGTATCTACAAACACCAGGGTGAAATACATGTAGAGTTCCCTAAACCAGTATCACCCAAGATTTCAGCCTTGAGTAAGGTGATGAGCCAATACCATAATCCTAAAATTCTGGACTGCACCTGTGGTCCCGGGACACTGGGGATAGCTGCCCTTAAAGCAGGAGCCAGCAGGGTTGTTTTCAATGATCTGTGGTACCCAGCAGCCTACGCCACCAGCCTTAACCTGGAAGTTAACGGGTACCCGGTAGAACTATCCGATAAAAAGGAAGGATTAATTTCCCACGGAAAATCATGGGATGTTTACTGTCTGGATGTGGAGGAACTTAGCTCATCTTTAGAAGAAAAATTCCATATCGGAGTGGTGGATACCTTCCCCGGAATGGACACCACAGTCTTTATCAAAGCCATAGAAGACCTCTGTCAGGAAGTTATAGTTATTTAA
- a CDS encoding CpaF family protein produces the protein MKDKRKEILRDLLGEFGSDEEKEEEIVEEEEYPVPRKEREPPVPEEEEKFTLDQIMKKPPKREKKVRKASTGLKAEIVEEGLIPKYNVSVPHFSDKEEMIFNEVREKLVEVAVSQGEEFNIDEESFIGDVKQFLRTRGVRDVERLATQISQVMLGYGKLDPMIKDDDLEEIMVIGTGSNVFVYHRKIGMMVTNVVFESDDDIRSIIDVIARQVNRRIDQQTPILDARLKDGSRVNATLPPVSADGPTLTIRKFRKDPLTVVDLINFKTMSSHLAGFLWVCTDGMGVKPCNAIIAGGTGSGKTTTLNTIAAFVPPRERIITIEDTLELQLPHSHVLRMETRPPNIEGKGELTMDTLVKNSLRQRPDRVIVGEVRGMEAITLFTALNTGHSGMGTLHSNTARETITRLVNPPMNVPNIMIPALDFIIMQNRMYRAEGGSIRRITEVAEVVGMEEGNVQLNRVFEWNNVTDKVEYVGIASQTLREIAEMRGVGISELEEEIEKRRLVLEYLADNNIRSIEEVGRCINSYYKDPDGMLDRIL, from the coding sequence ATGAAGGACAAACGCAAGGAAATACTGAGGGATCTTCTGGGAGAGTTCGGTTCTGACGAAGAGAAGGAGGAAGAAATAGTCGAGGAGGAGGAATATCCTGTACCTCGCAAAGAAAGGGAACCTCCAGTTCCAGAAGAGGAAGAAAAGTTTACCCTAGACCAGATAATGAAAAAACCACCCAAACGTGAGAAAAAGGTCAGGAAAGCTTCCACAGGATTGAAGGCAGAGATAGTAGAAGAAGGCCTTATCCCCAAATACAACGTCAGTGTTCCTCATTTTTCCGACAAGGAAGAGATGATCTTCAACGAAGTCCGGGAGAAACTGGTGGAAGTTGCTGTTTCCCAGGGCGAGGAATTTAATATTGATGAAGAATCATTTATAGGAGACGTTAAACAGTTTCTCAGAACCAGAGGAGTTCGAGATGTGGAAAGACTGGCCACTCAGATCTCCCAGGTGATGTTAGGGTACGGAAAACTGGATCCCATGATCAAGGACGATGATCTAGAGGAGATCATGGTCATTGGTACCGGTAGTAATGTCTTTGTTTACCACCGTAAGATCGGGATGATGGTCACCAACGTGGTTTTTGAGTCTGACGATGATATAAGGTCCATAATCGATGTTATCGCCCGACAGGTTAACCGGCGTATTGACCAGCAAACTCCTATACTGGACGCCCGTCTTAAGGATGGTTCCAGGGTTAACGCCACCCTCCCTCCGGTTTCTGCCGATGGGCCCACCCTGACCATCAGGAAATTCAGGAAAGATCCCCTCACTGTGGTGGATTTAATCAACTTCAAAACCATGTCCTCTCATTTGGCAGGGTTCCTGTGGGTGTGTACCGATGGTATGGGTGTAAAACCCTGTAACGCCATTATTGCCGGAGGTACTGGTTCGGGTAAAACTACCACCCTCAACACTATAGCTGCCTTTGTACCCCCACGAGAGCGTATCATAACCATTGAAGATACTCTGGAATTGCAGTTACCTCACTCTCATGTTTTACGTATGGAAACCAGGCCACCCAACATTGAAGGGAAGGGTGAACTCACCATGGATACTCTGGTTAAAAACTCCCTCCGACAGAGACCGGACCGGGTAATAGTAGGGGAAGTTCGTGGGATGGAGGCCATAACCCTTTTCACGGCATTGAACACTGGTCACTCTGGAATGGGAACTCTCCACTCCAACACTGCTCGGGAAACCATCACCCGTTTGGTAAATCCACCAATGAACGTGCCTAACATAATGATCCCGGCACTGGACTTCATTATCATGCAAAACCGTATGTACCGGGCTGAAGGAGGATCCATCCGCCGTATCACTGAAGTTGCGGAAGTGGTGGGAATGGAAGAAGGTAATGTTCAGCTTAACCGGGTGTTTGAGTGGAATAACGTAACTGATAAGGTAGAATATGTGGGAATTGCCAGCCAGACCCTGAGAGAAATAGCAGAAATGAGGGGTGTGGGCATATCTGAACTGGAAGAAGAAATTGAAAAAAGGAGACTGGTTCTTGAATATCTGGCGGATAACAACATCCGTTCCATTGAGGAAGTGGGCCGCTGTATCAACAGTTACTACAAAGATCCAGATGGGATGCTAGACAGAATACTTTAA
- a CDS encoding type II secretion system F family protein, whose amino-acid sequence MVFGGIKKVFNRIGDLTLNSSQKVGGGVQKVSEGVQKPVKKIRDVERPKISRPSIKRETKPEEGAFEPKSVSKNKAPRKVIKKMGMEKDEIEIFRDLIDQKYERKEKVEDDDKAQKEAVRKASLEELLKEEEKPGLDPKLILIMGVIAFAVVFTIIVVLGFGVEIGLVFGIIILLMTMFIVYMPKIKTGGRSTAASRELPYALRQMATELRAGIGLHDSMRSIAMSGYGPLSEEFARALEEIKYGETTEKALVDMSERINSEGLTRAIHQITRTLTSGGDLAKTLSVIADDTAYEMRMKLKDYAQKLNSFTMIYMFVAILGPVIFMIMIIAAATVMGSVVPPILLIIMYLFLFPAIVAFMAFMIKRLEPKV is encoded by the coding sequence ATGGTCTTTGGCGGTATTAAAAAGGTCTTCAACCGTATAGGTGACCTGACACTTAACTCCAGCCAGAAAGTTGGCGGTGGAGTTCAGAAGGTCAGTGAAGGAGTGCAAAAACCTGTTAAAAAGATTAGGGATGTTGAAAGGCCTAAAATATCTAGACCTTCCATTAAAAGAGAAACTAAACCGGAAGAGGGTGCCTTCGAACCTAAATCTGTTTCTAAAAATAAAGCTCCTCGTAAAGTTATCAAGAAAATGGGCATGGAAAAGGATGAAATTGAAATTTTCCGTGATCTCATTGACCAGAAATACGAGAGGAAAGAAAAGGTTGAAGATGATGATAAAGCCCAGAAAGAAGCAGTACGTAAAGCATCCCTGGAAGAGCTTCTGAAGGAAGAGGAAAAACCAGGTTTGGATCCTAAACTTATTTTAATTATGGGTGTAATTGCCTTTGCCGTTGTTTTCACCATCATCGTGGTTCTGGGATTCGGTGTGGAGATTGGGCTGGTCTTTGGTATTATCATCTTGCTCATGACCATGTTCATTGTGTATATGCCCAAAATCAAAACTGGTGGCCGTTCTACCGCTGCTTCACGGGAATTACCCTACGCTTTACGGCAAATGGCCACGGAATTAAGGGCTGGAATTGGTTTACATGACAGTATGCGATCCATAGCCATGTCTGGTTACGGACCTCTCTCTGAAGAATTCGCCCGGGCACTGGAGGAAATAAAATACGGAGAAACCACGGAAAAGGCCCTGGTAGATATGAGTGAGAGGATTAACTCCGAAGGACTAACTCGGGCCATACATCAGATCACCCGTACGTTAACCAGTGGAGGGGATCTGGCCAAAACACTGAGCGTAATTGCCGATGATACTGCCTATGAAATGAGAATGAAGCTAAAGGACTACGCCCAAAAACTCAACTCATTTACTATGATCTACATGTTCGTGGCCATATTGGGTCCAGTTATCTTCATGATCATGATTATCGCCGCAGCAACGGTTATGGGGTCAGTTGTACCACCAATACTGCTCATAATCATGTACTTGTTCTTATTCCCTGCTATTGTAGCCTTCATGGCTTTTATGATAAAAAGACTGGAACCAAAGGTCTGA
- the cdhA gene encoding CO dehydrogenase/acetyl-CoA synthase complex subunit alpha, which produces MIIVAPKPESKPKNFKDDFWKTKDIKISIGEIDEASGAIEVPEVETQGPTPKPSITDLRSWDMKLMGRYEPFYAPFCDMCCLCTFGKCDLTNKKGACGIDAEAQQARTVLLASCIGSACHSGHSRHLVEHLIEEFGADQPIDMGLNIDIQAPIMMTVLGKKPQNLGDLKEALDYLEEQMIHLLSACHTGQEGKSIDFESKALHAGLMDNLGMEIGDIAQIAALNLPKGDEDAPLIEMGVGTIDTQKPVVLCIGHNVLPGAGIMDYMDETGQEEDLEVCGICCAAIDISRYNDQAKVVGPISKQLKFVRSGVADVIVVDEQCVRTDILEEAQAKNTAVIATTDKICLGLPDLTSEDPDKIVSKLVNKEIPGALILDPAKVGEVAVKAANILSPERATLKKLPDLDEVQKMASECTECGWCVRVCPNGQPMMDAVVKAGEGDFSTFEELYLNDVCYTCGRCEQECERDLPLMSMLAKVGEKLSKEEKFNIRAGRGPAQDVEIRRVGAPLVLGDIPGVIAFVGCSNYPNGGKEVAEMAKEFLERNYIVLTTGCGAMNIGEYRDEEGKTLYEQYGGEFDARGLVNMGSCVSNSHVVGATIKIANIFAKKPLEGNFEEIADYILNRVGACGVAWGAYSQKAAAIATGVNRWGIPVVLGPHGSKYRRLYLGRADKVDSWKVKDLRTGEVMEGEPAPEHLLYAAETKEEALPVIAKLCIRPTDTPKGRQIKLNNYMDLYKRYFGELPPDVHLFVRTEKDIPITYKKDVQAILEEVGWKPRKVVQEPSLMGMDGD; this is translated from the coding sequence GTGATAATTGTGGCACCCAAACCAGAGTCTAAACCAAAAAATTTCAAGGATGATTTTTGGAAAACCAAGGACATTAAAATTTCCATTGGTGAAATTGATGAAGCAAGCGGGGCAATTGAAGTTCCAGAGGTTGAAACTCAGGGACCTACTCCCAAACCCAGTATAACTGATCTAAGATCATGGGATATGAAGTTGATGGGTCGTTATGAGCCATTCTATGCTCCCTTCTGTGATATGTGCTGCCTGTGCACCTTTGGTAAGTGTGATTTGACCAATAAAAAAGGAGCCTGCGGAATTGATGCTGAAGCCCAGCAGGCCCGTACTGTACTACTGGCCAGTTGTATTGGCTCTGCCTGTCACTCGGGCCATTCCCGACACCTGGTGGAACACCTGATCGAAGAATTCGGTGCAGACCAGCCCATAGACATGGGTTTGAACATTGATATTCAAGCCCCCATAATGATGACTGTACTGGGTAAAAAACCCCAGAACTTAGGTGATCTAAAAGAAGCCCTGGATTATCTGGAAGAACAGATGATACATCTTTTATCCGCATGTCACACGGGCCAGGAAGGTAAATCAATAGATTTTGAATCAAAAGCCCTCCATGCCGGACTTATGGATAATTTAGGGATGGAAATTGGGGATATAGCTCAGATAGCAGCCCTTAACCTGCCTAAAGGAGATGAAGATGCACCATTAATCGAAATGGGAGTGGGTACCATTGATACCCAGAAACCAGTGGTGTTATGTATAGGACACAATGTACTCCCTGGTGCAGGAATAATGGATTACATGGATGAAACCGGTCAGGAAGAAGACCTGGAAGTCTGTGGAATTTGCTGTGCCGCCATTGATATCAGCCGGTACAATGACCAGGCCAAGGTTGTGGGGCCCATATCCAAACAGCTCAAATTCGTGCGCAGTGGAGTGGCTGATGTTATAGTGGTGGACGAACAGTGTGTGCGTACCGATATCCTGGAAGAAGCCCAGGCCAAGAACACGGCAGTAATTGCCACCACCGATAAAATATGCCTGGGATTACCGGATTTAACCAGTGAAGACCCAGATAAAATCGTCAGTAAACTGGTGAACAAAGAAATACCTGGAGCCCTGATACTGGATCCAGCTAAAGTTGGAGAAGTAGCGGTAAAAGCTGCTAATATATTATCCCCGGAACGAGCAACACTCAAAAAATTACCTGACCTGGACGAAGTCCAGAAAATGGCTTCGGAGTGCACAGAATGTGGTTGGTGTGTTAGGGTATGTCCCAATGGCCAGCCCATGATGGATGCCGTGGTTAAGGCCGGTGAAGGTGACTTCTCCACCTTTGAAGAACTTTATCTCAACGATGTATGCTACACCTGTGGAAGATGTGAACAGGAATGTGAAAGAGACCTCCCACTCATGTCCATGCTGGCCAAGGTGGGTGAAAAACTCTCCAAAGAAGAAAAATTCAACATCAGGGCCGGAAGAGGGCCTGCTCAGGACGTTGAAATCCGTAGAGTCGGTGCACCACTTGTATTGGGAGACATACCAGGGGTGATCGCCTTTGTAGGTTGCTCTAACTATCCTAATGGTGGAAAAGAAGTAGCGGAAATGGCTAAAGAATTCCTGGAGCGTAACTACATAGTGCTCACCACTGGTTGTGGAGCCATGAACATTGGAGAATACCGGGATGAAGAAGGGAAAACATTATACGAACAGTATGGTGGTGAATTTGATGCTCGTGGACTGGTTAACATGGGATCCTGTGTATCTAACTCCCATGTGGTGGGAGCCACCATTAAGATCGCCAACATATTCGCCAAAAAACCACTGGAAGGCAACTTCGAAGAAATTGCCGATTACATCCTCAACCGGGTGGGTGCCTGTGGAGTGGCCTGGGGGGCCTACAGTCAAAAAGCCGCAGCAATAGCCACTGGCGTTAACCGCTGGGGGATACCGGTGGTTTTAGGACCACACGGGTCTAAATATCGTAGACTGTACCTGGGAAGGGCGGATAAGGTTGACAGCTGGAAGGTTAAGGATCTGCGTACCGGTGAGGTAATGGAAGGGGAACCCGCACCAGAACATTTACTCTATGCTGCAGAAACCAAGGAGGAAGCCCTGCCGGTAATTGCCAAATTGTGCATAAGACCTACTGACACGCCTAAAGGCAGACAGATTAAACTGAACAATTATATGGACCTTTATAAACGTTATTTCGGAGAATTACCTCCGGATGTTCATCTGTTTGTAAGAACGGAGAAAGATATTCCTATAACCTACAAAAAGGATGTTCAGGCTATTTTAGAAGAAGTGGGATGGAAACCCCGAAAAGTAGTTCAGGAACCATCCTTAATGGGAATGGACGGTGATTAA
- the cdhB gene encoding CO dehydrogenase/acetyl-CoA synthase complex subunit epsilon has protein sequence MANDRVIPWQPTVIAGPKQALLVTPETAELMIKKAKRPLLILGPLVKEDPVLSLATGIAKKWDLPVVTTADAYKAFKEKGLEPTAYGVVEIVNLLKDPEWSGLKGEGQHDLVIFLGCVYYIGSQGLSTLKHFAPHLKTLTICKFFHSNADASFPNMKDEEWFNYLEKMGTGG, from the coding sequence ATGGCCAATGATAGAGTAATACCCTGGCAACCTACGGTTATTGCCGGGCCGAAACAAGCGCTGTTGGTAACGCCTGAAACAGCTGAACTCATGATAAAAAAGGCCAAAAGGCCTCTTTTAATCCTGGGGCCGTTGGTTAAAGAAGACCCGGTACTTTCCCTGGCAACGGGGATAGCAAAAAAATGGGATCTTCCGGTAGTTACCACTGCTGATGCCTATAAAGCCTTTAAGGAAAAAGGTTTGGAACCAACTGCTTACGGGGTAGTAGAGATTGTGAACCTCCTTAAAGACCCGGAATGGTCTGGTTTAAAAGGAGAAGGGCAACATGACCTGGTGATTTTCCTGGGGTGTGTGTACTACATTGGTTCACAGGGATTATCCACACTCAAACACTTTGCACCCCATTTAAAGACATTAACTATATGTAAATTTTTCCATTCCAATGCCGATGCTTCTTTCCCCAACATGAAGGATGAAGAATGGTTCAATTATCTTGAAAAAATGGGTACAGGGGGATAA